From the Calliopsis andreniformis isolate RMS-2024a chromosome 4, iyCalAndr_principal, whole genome shotgun sequence genome, one window contains:
- the LOC143178128 gene encoding mpv17-like protein isoform X1: protein MRVIFVKFREVSQKYPIVRGMASYTVIWPTGSLIQQKLTGNDELNYMQALRFSLYGGFFVAPTLYCWIRLSSHFWPKSDLKSAVTKALVEQVSYSPAAMCCFFFGINLLEMKPVAECLEEVKQKFWPTYKVGVCVWPILQTINFFLVPEHNRVVYVSCCSLVWTSFLAYMKALEKKQKEALNDNNVKPKVHEGSLKVDPLVQIEDKNKRAPTIR, encoded by the exons CATTGTAAGAGGGATGGCTTCTTACACTGTGATATGGCCAACAGGAAGTctaatacaacaaaaattaaCAGGAAATGATGAACTGAATTATATGCAAGCACTGAGGTTTAGTTTGTACGGCGGATTTTTCGTGGCTCCAACACTGTATTGTTGGATTAGATTGTCTTCCCACTTTTGGCCAAAGTCAGATCTGAAATCTGCTGTTACCAAA GCTTTGGTTGAACAAGTTAGTTACAGCCCTGCTGCAATGTGTTGCTTCTTTTTTGGTATAAACCTTCTTGAAATGAAACCAGTAGCAGAGTGTTTAGAAGAAGTTAAACAGAAATTTTGGCCCACATACAAG gtTGGCGTTTGTGTGTGGCCCATTCTACAAACGATTAACTTTTTCTTAGTCCCAGAGCACAACCGTGTAGTTTATGTAAGTTGTTGCAGTTTAGTGTGGACGTCCTTCCTTGCATACATGAAAGCATTggaaaagaaacaaaaagaaGCATTAAATGACAATAATGTAAAGCCCAAAGTTCATGAAGGTAGTTTAAAGGTTGATCCCCTTGTACAAATAGAAGATAAAAATAAGAGAGCACCTACTATACGATGA
- the LOC143178128 gene encoding mpv17-like protein isoform X2, with the protein MRVIFVKFREVSQKYPIVRGMASYTVIWPTGSLIQQKLTGNDELNYMQALRFSLYGGFFVAPTLYCWIRLSSHFWPKSDLKSAVTKALVEQVSYSPAAMCCFFFGINLLEMKPVAECLEEVKQKFWPTYKVGVCVWPILQTINFFLVPEHNRVVYVSCCSLVWTSFLAYMKALEKKQKEALNDNNVKPKVHEGKILSSINQMTHKIHYTVQ; encoded by the exons CATTGTAAGAGGGATGGCTTCTTACACTGTGATATGGCCAACAGGAAGTctaatacaacaaaaattaaCAGGAAATGATGAACTGAATTATATGCAAGCACTGAGGTTTAGTTTGTACGGCGGATTTTTCGTGGCTCCAACACTGTATTGTTGGATTAGATTGTCTTCCCACTTTTGGCCAAAGTCAGATCTGAAATCTGCTGTTACCAAA GCTTTGGTTGAACAAGTTAGTTACAGCCCTGCTGCAATGTGTTGCTTCTTTTTTGGTATAAACCTTCTTGAAATGAAACCAGTAGCAGAGTGTTTAGAAGAAGTTAAACAGAAATTTTGGCCCACATACAAG gtTGGCGTTTGTGTGTGGCCCATTCTACAAACGATTAACTTTTTCTTAGTCCCAGAGCACAACCGTGTAGTTTATGTAAGTTGTTGCAGTTTAGTGTGGACGTCCTTCCTTGCATACATGAAAGCATTggaaaagaaacaaaaagaaGCATTAAATGACAATAATGTAAAGCCCAAAGTTCATGAAG GGAAAATTCTTAGCTCAATTAACCAAATGACACATAAAATTCATTACACTGTACAATGA
- the Nd-b14 gene encoding NADH dehydrogenase (ubiquinone) B14 subunit has product MATPVKAAVKRVKPILSLNPSDARRRVIALYKSWYRQIPFIVLGYDIPKSEFQCRKKLREEFMRHANVTDLRVIDLLVVKGQMELQEVAMMWKPKGNLMNYWKETVEPKPKDFLSKFLTGHDPNF; this is encoded by the exons ATGGCTACTCCTGTAAAAGCAGCCGTAAAACGAGTGAAACCTATTCTTTCACTTAATCCGTCAGATGCTCGTAGAAGGGTGATAGCATTGTACAAATCATGGTATCGACAAATTCCATTCATTG TGCTGGGTTATGATATTCCAAAATCAGAGTTTCAGTGCAGAAAAAAGTTAAGGGAAGAGTTTATGCGTCATGCTAATGTAACAGATTTAAGAGTCATAGATTTGCTTGTTGTTAAG GGACAAATGGAGCTTCAAGAAGTTGCAATGATGTGGAAACCTAAGGGAAATCTGATGAACTATTGGAAAGAGACAGTTGAGCCAAAGCCAAAAGACTTTCTATCGAAATTCCTAACAGGTCATGATCCAAATTTTTAA